The Nonlabens spongiae genome contains a region encoding:
- a CDS encoding DUF4199 family protein: protein MKSTDFSCYQTLFNISSKPYLIYGRMIYAAYLWTSKLRVLMDSIIKKIGLIFGISGALFISLTYIYIWQQQDYLNGIFTVIVLLVPLILAFGAQIVSKVKLNGYISLKQGVTAFVICIGLIFLVDGITSYLIYVHIDPGAQDLIAQAQEARRQELIEQGIQTADYVEVDYSFKGYAIATATKFLMYTAVGMLMALILRKKRPIAQ, encoded by the coding sequence ATGAAGTCTACAGATTTTTCGTGCTATCAAACGCTCTTTAATATAAGCTCAAAACCTTACCTGATCTACGGCAGAATGATCTATGCAGCGTATCTTTGGACCTCAAAATTACGAGTATTGATGGATAGTATCATTAAAAAGATAGGACTGATCTTTGGGATATCTGGTGCTTTATTTATTTCGCTTACTTACATATACATCTGGCAGCAACAAGATTATCTGAATGGAATCTTTACAGTAATTGTATTACTGGTTCCGCTGATACTGGCATTTGGCGCTCAAATCGTGAGTAAAGTGAAATTAAACGGCTACATTTCATTAAAACAAGGAGTAACAGCCTTTGTCATCTGTATCGGTTTGATTTTTCTAGTTGATGGAATTACAAGCTACCTAATTTACGTCCATATAGATCCGGGAGCGCAAGATCTTATTGCACAGGCTCAGGAAGCTCGTCGCCAGGAGCTGATCGAGCAAGGTATCCAGACCGCAGACTATGTAGAGGTCGATTATTCTTTTAAAGGTTATGCCATCGCTACAGCTACAAAATTTCTCATGTATACTGCAGTTGGGATGCTTATGGCTCTTATCCTAAGAAAAAAACGCCCTATCGCTCAGTAA
- a CDS encoding type B 50S ribosomal protein L31 — protein MQKGIHPENYRLVAFKDMSNDEVFITKSVVDTKETIEVEGTEYPLVKLEISRTSHPFYTGQSKLIDTAGRIDKFKNKYKKFKK, from the coding sequence ATGCAAAAAGGAATACACCCAGAAAACTATAGATTAGTCGCTTTTAAGGACATGTCAAACGATGAGGTCTTTATCACTAAATCCGTGGTTGATACTAAGGAGACGATAGAGGTAGAAGGAACTGAGTATCCTTTAGTAAAACTAGAAATCTCTAGAACAAGCCACCCATTTTACACGGGTCAGAGCAAGCTTATCGATACTGCAGGACGTATCGACAAGTTCAAGAACAAGTACAAGAAGTTCAAGAAGTAA
- a CDS encoding patatin-like phospholipase family protein yields MKSPKIGLVLSGGGHRGVAHAGALKAMQERGIEVHSISGVSAGSIVGAMHAANYSPEDILDLFKRIKLFTFSNFARKGAGIVSTDAFHKILLEYFPTDSFEDLGKPLYVTVSDLITAKRVVFDRGRLIPAILASSAVPGVFTPIKIGDHLYTDGGVLDNFPVKPLRNRVDEIFGVYVCPIKKMQITDFKRTIDVVNRALLLKMHSLSVNKFNECKVLVNPLELSAYHLFQSGQVDTIYQIGYDHACRVLDEYLEAKEV; encoded by the coding sequence ATGAAATCTCCTAAAATTGGTTTGGTGCTATCAGGTGGAGGGCATAGGGGTGTTGCCCATGCCGGTGCACTTAAAGCGATGCAGGAGCGTGGTATTGAAGTCCATTCCATTTCTGGAGTGAGTGCGGGATCCATTGTGGGCGCCATGCACGCTGCAAATTATAGCCCAGAAGATATACTGGATCTGTTCAAACGGATCAAACTATTCACCTTTTCAAATTTTGCAAGAAAAGGAGCGGGAATTGTATCTACAGATGCTTTTCATAAAATCCTTTTAGAATACTTCCCCACAGATTCCTTTGAAGATTTAGGGAAACCACTTTATGTAACGGTTTCAGATCTGATTACCGCAAAAAGAGTCGTTTTTGATCGCGGCCGATTGATACCTGCCATATTAGCCTCATCTGCCGTTCCAGGGGTTTTCACCCCCATCAAAATTGGCGACCATCTATATACAGATGGTGGCGTATTGGATAATTTTCCCGTTAAACCACTACGCAATCGAGTTGATGAGATCTTCGGCGTTTATGTGTGTCCCATCAAAAAAATGCAAATAACTGATTTCAAGAGAACTATAGATGTTGTGAATAGGGCTCTTTTATTGAAGATGCATAGTTTGTCTGTCAACAAGTTCAATGAATGCAAGGTATTGGTAAATCCGCTTGAGCTCAGTGCTTACCATTTATTTCAGTCTGGTCAGGTGGATACGATCTATCAAATAGGCTATGATCATGCGTGCCGGGTGCTGGATGAGTATTTGGAAGCAAAAGAGGTGTAA